Proteins co-encoded in one Temnothorax longispinosus isolate EJ_2023e unplaced genomic scaffold, Tlon_JGU_v1 HiC_scaffold_454, whole genome shotgun sequence genomic window:
- the LOC139824595 gene encoding uncharacterized protein: MAYAVVIFKGDNEVFEVPSNWLETNVEESLCWWPVHCKNASTLIAKRSKPNKKSWDKLPVTIEKYCTSYEKARKVAEDANYVTTDDDQLGKGRRQVMPIRSLSSSSEDAENENQSKTFKRIKPRNPRRNILSDLPPIPNSSVETSESVRFEYSHDVVKATKSKQVTKSHDITRVVRPKETEACETDNTVLNCENNGTSVSSRYQKLSDDVLCCAIQDQCDIDKEAENVDDPYVRIPTQVATPITGKKNIF; encoded by the exons ATGGCGTATGCAGTCGTAATATTCAAAGGAGACAACGAAGTTTTCGAGGTACCATCTAATTGGCTTGAAACAAATGTCGAAGAATCGTTATGTTGGTGGCCGGTACATTGCAAAAACGCCAGTACGCTAATAGCAAAAAGATCTAAACCAAATAAAAAGTCGTGGGATAAGTTGCCTGTAACCatcgaaaaatattgca CGTCTTATGAAAAGGCTCGAAAGGTCGCGGAGGATGCAAATTATGTAACTACTGATGATGACCAACTCGGGAAAGGACGCAGACAAGTGATGCCCATACGAAGTTTGAGCTCCTCATCCGAAGATGCCGAAAACGAAAATCAATCTAAAACTTTCAAGCGGATAAAGCCACGAAACCCGC GTCGAAACATATTATCAGACCTGCCACCGATTCCAAACAGCTCTGTTGAGACATCAGAATCGGTAAGATTTGAATACTCGCACGATGTCGTAAAGGCAACAAAATCAAAACAGGTCACAAAGTCGCACGACATCACAAGGGTAGTGCGACCCAAAGAGACAGAAGCATGTGAAACGGATAACACTGTTTTAAACTGTGAGAACAACGGTACTTCAGTTTCAAGTC gttatcaaaaattgagtGATGATGTCTTGTGCTGTGCTATACAAGACCAATGCGACATAGACAAGGAAGCGGAAAACGTGGATGACCCATACGTGAGAATTCCGACTCAGGTTGCGACGCCAATAACCGgcaagaaaaacattttctga